Proteins encoded in a region of the Bacteroides sp. genome:
- a CDS encoding response regulator transcription factor — MGKIKVALVDDHKLVTDCIGLFLESAENLSVTGVGHSGKEAIALLEKEVPDVILLDISMPEMSGIETTEIIKKKYPNIKVLILSMHADYDNISDAIDAGADGYVPKDVASEELVEAITALNAGKNYFHTKISDEIVRNYSNKKKKTSSPFPELTRRELEVLQLFAEGYNNSEIADKLFLSVRTIESHKNHILQKTNMKNSVELIKFAIKNKIIEI; from the coding sequence ATGGGAAAAATCAAAGTTGCCTTAGTCGACGATCATAAACTGGTAACTGATTGTATTGGCCTTTTTCTTGAAAGTGCTGAAAACCTTTCGGTAACGGGTGTCGGGCATAGTGGTAAAGAAGCCATTGCACTGCTTGAAAAAGAAGTGCCGGACGTAATCCTGCTTGACATCAGCATGCCGGAAATGTCAGGTATTGAAACCACTGAAATTATCAAGAAAAAATATCCCAACATCAAAGTTCTCATCCTGTCCATGCATGCCGATTACGATAACATCTCCGATGCAATTGATGCCGGAGCTGATGGGTATGTGCCTAAGGATGTGGCATCAGAAGAACTTGTGGAAGCCATCACGGCATTGAACGCCGGTAAAAATTATTTCCACACCAAAATCTCGGATGAGATTGTCAGGAATTATTCCAATAAGAAGAAAAAAACCAGCAGCCCCTTCCCCGAGCTTACCCGCCGTGAACTGGAGGTCCTTCAACTTTTTGCTGAAGGGTACAACAACAGCGAAATTGCTGATAAACTTTTCCTGAGTGTGCGTACCATTGAATCGCACAAGAACCATATTCTTCAAAAAACCAACATGAAGAACTCGGTTGAACTAATCAAGTTTGCTATTAAGAATAAGATCATTGAGATCTGA
- a CDS encoding alpha/beta hydrolase — MIYIKNLTRFLFFLLILLQVTACTTYRYRRLPNKEIQQFEMVRIGGVKQAISIRGDNRQNPVLVYLHGGPGYPLFPFEPQQESMLRLEGHFTLVYWEQRGTGKSFSQHIPRKSMNIEQFVDDTREVVEYARKVTGAEKVLLWGHSWGSNVGALFASRYPELLHAYISTGQSVSPFENEQLAYEFVLEKAREEGNQRALRQLARIDTLEANYSLKHALTVRRWVFKYGGIVKKGSDRPYVDINEIGQILSAPEYSITDRINLIRFPYFSAEELWEDLKAFDLREAAPRIDVPVFFLVGKYDRIVSAQLAREYFEMLEAPQGKHLILFEHSAHRPFDEEREIFLEVLKGKILTDVFGDQAGIPE; from the coding sequence ATGATCTATATCAAAAACCTTACCAGGTTTTTGTTTTTTCTCCTGATCTTATTGCAGGTTACTGCCTGCACGACCTATCGATACCGGAGGTTGCCGAATAAGGAGATTCAGCAATTTGAGATGGTCAGAATAGGAGGGGTGAAACAGGCCATTAGCATCCGGGGAGATAACCGCCAGAATCCGGTACTTGTTTACCTGCACGGGGGGCCAGGTTATCCTTTATTCCCATTTGAACCCCAGCAGGAATCGATGTTAAGGCTGGAAGGTCATTTCACTTTGGTTTATTGGGAGCAGCGAGGAACAGGAAAATCTTTCAGCCAGCACATTCCTCGCAAGTCCATGAACATTGAACAGTTTGTTGATGATACCCGGGAGGTAGTGGAATATGCCAGAAAAGTGACCGGAGCAGAGAAAGTTTTACTCTGGGGACATTCCTGGGGAAGCAATGTAGGGGCCCTGTTTGCCTCCCGGTACCCCGAACTTTTACATGCATATATTTCTACAGGACAGAGTGTCAGCCCCTTTGAGAACGAACAACTGGCCTATGAGTTTGTTTTGGAAAAAGCCAGGGAGGAAGGCAACCAACGAGCTTTAAGGCAATTGGCCAGGATTGATACCCTGGAGGCAAATTATTCGCTGAAGCATGCCCTGACGGTTAGAAGATGGGTTTTCAAATACGGTGGTATTGTAAAGAAGGGAAGCGATCGCCCCTATGTTGATATCAATGAGATCGGGCAGATTCTGAGTGCACCTGAATACAGCATCACAGACCGTATTAACCTAATCCGGTTTCCTTATTTTTCAGCTGAGGAATTGTGGGAAGACCTGAAGGCGTTTGATTTGCGTGAGGCTGCTCCTCGTATTGATGTGCCGGTATTTTTTCTGGTGGGGAAATATGATAGAATTGTTTCTGCTCAATTGGCACGGGAGTATTTTGAAATGCTGGAGGCCCCGCAAGGAAAGCATTTGATTCTTTTTGAACACTCGGCCCACAGGCCCTTTGATGAAGAAAGGGAAATCTTTTTGGAAGTTCTGAAAGGGAAGATATTAACGGACGTTTTTGGGGATCAGGCCGGTATCCCGGAATAA
- a CDS encoding SDR family oxidoreductase yields the protein MTKTTMITGATSGIGKACAMRFAAMGNKLIITGRRVNRLENLKSEIEDTWHVPVLLLNFDVRDNKAVRAAIDGLPDDWKEIDILVNNAGLALGFDPIEEGSLEDWEQMIDTNIKGLLFVTRAVSPGMKMRKKGHIINIGSIAGREVYPKGNVYCSTKHAVDALSQGMRIDLVSHGIKVTQISPGAVETEFSKVRFHGDDERAKNVYKGFKPLSGEDVAEVVAYVTTLPGHVNINDLLIMPAAQASAAIIHKE from the coding sequence ATGACAAAAACTACCATGATTACCGGTGCAACCAGTGGCATTGGAAAAGCTTGTGCAATGCGTTTTGCCGCCATGGGAAACAAGCTGATCATTACCGGACGTCGGGTTAACCGTTTGGAAAATCTGAAAAGTGAAATTGAGGATACCTGGCATGTTCCCGTCCTTCTCCTTAACTTTGATGTGCGTGACAATAAAGCAGTAAGAGCAGCCATTGATGGCCTTCCTGACGATTGGAAAGAAATTGATATCCTGGTTAATAATGCGGGGCTGGCCCTTGGATTTGATCCCATTGAGGAAGGAAGTCTGGAAGATTGGGAACAAATGATCGATACCAACATTAAAGGTCTGTTATTTGTCACGCGTGCAGTTTCTCCGGGCATGAAAATGCGCAAAAAGGGTCACATCATAAACATTGGATCGATTGCCGGCCGCGAGGTTTACCCAAAAGGCAATGTTTATTGCTCGACCAAACACGCCGTGGATGCCCTGAGCCAGGGAATGCGCATTGATTTGGTCAGCCATGGCATCAAAGTCACCCAGATCAGCCCCGGCGCCGTGGAGACTGAGTTCTCAAAAGTCAGATTTCACGGGGATGATGAACGCGCAAAGAATGTTTATAAAGGGTTCAAACCGCTGAGCGGTGAAGATGTGGCAGAAGTGGTTGCTTATGTCACCACCCTGCCCGGGCATGTCAACATCAATGATCTTTTGATCATGCCAGCGGCGCAGGCCTCCGCGGCCATTATCCACAAGGAATAA
- a CDS encoding LptF/LptG family permease, whose product MKKLHKLVLTSYLGPFIVTFFIALFIILMQFVWKYIDDLVGKGLEWYVIAELLFYASATFVPMALPLAVLLSSIMTMGSMGEHYELVGFKSAGISLRKILWPMVVISMVLVAVAFYFSNNVLPVANLKMYSLLYDVRQQRPAFNIIEGVYYKGIENYVIKVEDKESDGTTLRDIKIYDHTDKRGNVNLTVADWGTMLLTPDKRTLVFTLFNGTNYQDIRQQNPRDPSKPFQRTHFSEQVMRFDLSAFDLNRTDEELFKSNFQMLTLDQLVFFEDSLSRELNARKESYINDYYKRLAYFSLADPEKMQNMPIEQIVPIDIMKSGSPSSVQLVIDRALSLVRSNKDHAFFSHDEFRQRGRTLARYQIEFHRKFTLSFACVVLFLIGAPLGAIIRKGGFGLPVVISVLFFVVFHVLSITGEKFAREGVLAAHQGMWIAPLVLLPVGIILTVKASTDSSLFDVDSYLKRFEKFFGVFRKTEAPS is encoded by the coding sequence ATGAAGAAACTGCATAAGCTGGTATTAACCTCCTACCTGGGGCCTTTTATTGTGACATTCTTCATTGCCCTGTTTATCATCCTGATGCAGTTTGTCTGGAAATACATTGATGACTTGGTTGGGAAGGGGCTTGAATGGTATGTAATTGCTGAATTGCTCTTTTATGCCTCGGCGACTTTTGTTCCCATGGCCCTTCCCCTTGCCGTTCTGCTTTCTTCCATCATGACCATGGGGAGTATGGGTGAACACTACGAACTGGTGGGGTTTAAATCAGCGGGTATTTCCCTTCGTAAAATCCTGTGGCCCATGGTGGTCATCTCAATGGTCCTGGTTGCTGTTGCTTTTTACTTTTCCAACAATGTGTTGCCCGTTGCCAATTTGAAAATGTATTCGCTCCTTTATGATGTCAGGCAGCAAAGACCTGCCTTTAACATCATCGAAGGAGTTTATTATAAGGGCATTGAGAATTATGTAATTAAAGTAGAGGATAAGGAGTCGGATGGGACTACCCTGCGCGATATAAAAATATATGATCATACAGACAAAAGGGGGAATGTAAACCTGACGGTTGCCGATTGGGGCACCATGTTATTAACACCTGACAAACGTACCCTGGTTTTCACCCTTTTCAATGGAACAAATTACCAGGATATCAGGCAACAAAATCCGCGCGATCCCTCCAAGCCTTTTCAAAGAACCCATTTCAGCGAACAGGTCATGCGTTTTGACTTAAGTGCTTTTGACCTCAACCGAACCGATGAGGAACTATTCAAAAGTAACTTCCAAATGCTGACACTCGACCAGTTGGTCTTTTTCGAGGATTCCCTCTCAAGGGAACTTAATGCGCGAAAAGAAAGCTATATCAATGACTATTACAAGCGCCTGGCCTATTTCTCACTTGCGGATCCCGAAAAGATGCAAAACATGCCGATAGAACAGATCGTGCCCATTGATATCATGAAATCGGGTTCACCCAGTTCCGTCCAACTGGTCATTGACCGTGCTTTATCCCTTGTAAGAAGTAACAAAGACCATGCCTTTTTCTCACACGATGAATTCCGGCAGCGTGGAAGAACGCTTGCGCGTTATCAGATTGAATTCCATCGAAAATTTACTTTATCCTTCGCCTGTGTTGTGCTCTTTCTGATTGGGGCCCCTTTGGGTGCTATAATCCGGAAGGGTGGATTCGGGCTTCCGGTAGTGATATCGGTTTTGTTTTTCGTTGTCTTTCACGTCCTTTCCATTACCGGTGAGAAATTTGCACGCGAAGGGGTTCTGGCTGCACACCAGGGCATGTGGATTGCCCCACTGGTCCTTCTACCGGTTGGAATCATCCTTACAGTCAAGGCTTCAACAGACTCCTCATTATTCGATGTCGATAGTTATTTGAAGCGATTTGAGAAATTTTTCGGTGTTTTTCGAAAAACAGAAGCGCCTTCATAA